From the Candidatus Dadabacteria bacterium genome, one window contains:
- a CDS encoding M48 family metallopeptidase: MQLGASAYVNLLETEKISRDAHYNGVVRRVGQRIAAVSHTPNLRWRYTVFDNDKLVNAFALPGGKIGVYTGMMPVAKTEAGLATVMAHEVAHATARHGGERLTLGILLQMGSAALASAMKKKDKKTTARVLAAYGVGTTLAVALPFSRKQESEADRIGLIYMAKAGYDPREAIPFWERMGAAGRGAPPEFLSTHPGYRTRIKNIRKWMPEALEYYEASQKAPNRRIVIAEGTGR; encoded by the coding sequence ATGCAGCTTGGCGCAAGTGCGTACGTGAACCTGCTTGAGACCGAGAAGATCTCGCGTGATGCGCATTACAACGGGGTCGTGAGGAGGGTCGGACAACGTATAGCCGCGGTTTCCCACACTCCCAACCTCAGGTGGCGGTACACCGTTTTCGATAACGACAAGTTAGTGAACGCCTTTGCGCTTCCCGGGGGGAAAATCGGGGTTTACACCGGGATGATGCCCGTTGCCAAAACCGAGGCGGGGCTCGCTACCGTGATGGCCCACGAGGTTGCCCACGCAACGGCGCGCCACGGAGGGGAGAGGCTTACTCTCGGAATTCTGCTCCAGATGGGCTCTGCGGCGCTCGCATCGGCGATGAAGAAAAAGGATAAAAAAACCACAGCCAGGGTTCTTGCCGCCTACGGGGTGGGGACAACGCTCGCGGTCGCCCTGCCGTTTTCAAGAAAGCAGGAATCAGAGGCCGACAGGATAGGCCTCATATATATGGCAAAGGCGGGCTATGATCCCCGCGAGGCCATCCCCTTCTGGGAGAGGATGGGGGCTGCGGGACGAGGTGCTCCGCCCGAGTTTCTTTCCACCCACCCTGGTTACAGGACCAGGATAAAAAACATCCGCAAGTGGATGCCCGAGGCGCTCGAATACTACGAGGCAAGCCAGAAGGCTCCCAACAGGCGCATCGTAATCGCCGAGGGGACCGGACGCTAG
- a CDS encoding phosphate ABC transporter substrate-binding protein — protein MRNLSVTSCFTLFAIVCVLAFGTVAGAQTVKVDPAIPSYTKATGVSGNIDSVGSDTMNNLMTFWCEGFAKFYPNVRCQIEGKGSSTAPPALIARTSQFGPMSRTMKSKEIDAFEKETGYKPTAVPTSIDALVVYVNKDNPIGCLSIKQVDAIFSKNRKCGGGSDISIWGAAGLGGDWAGKPISVYGRNSASGTYGYFKKKALCKGDYKDTVKEQPGSSAVVQGITEDLQGIGYTGIGYKTSGVKAIELAKTPEKGCFGPSFENVVGKKYPLGRYLYLYVNKKPNEALDPLRLEFLKYILSQEGQEIVIKDGYLPLTAGKVSELRDLISVN, from the coding sequence ATGAGGAATTTGAGTGTTACATCGTGTTTTACGCTTTTTGCGATCGTTTGCGTACTTGCCTTCGGCACTGTCGCAGGGGCCCAGACGGTCAAAGTCGACCCGGCCATACCTTCCTATACGAAGGCGACAGGTGTTTCGGGAAACATAGACAGCGTGGGTTCCGACACAATGAACAATCTTATGACGTTCTGGTGCGAGGGATTTGCGAAGTTCTATCCCAACGTTAGATGCCAGATAGAGGGCAAGGGTTCAAGTACTGCCCCTCCGGCTCTCATAGCGAGGACTTCCCAGTTCGGACCTATGTCGAGAACGATGAAATCAAAAGAGATCGACGCTTTTGAAAAGGAAACCGGCTACAAACCGACTGCGGTTCCGACGTCAATCGACGCTCTCGTGGTTTACGTCAACAAGGATAACCCGATCGGGTGTCTTTCGATAAAACAGGTAGACGCCATTTTCTCAAAGAACAGAAAGTGCGGCGGCGGTTCCGATATCTCCATCTGGGGGGCGGCAGGGCTCGGAGGGGATTGGGCCGGCAAGCCGATAAGCGTCTATGGGCGAAATTCGGCTTCGGGGACCTACGGTTACTTTAAAAAGAAGGCACTTTGCAAGGGCGACTACAAGGACACTGTCAAGGAGCAGCCGGGATCCTCCGCTGTCGTGCAGGGAATTACCGAGGATCTTCAGGGAATCGGCTACACCGGCATCGGATACAAAACTTCCGGAGTGAAGGCAATCGAGCTTGCCAAGACCCCCGAGAAAGGCTGTTTCGGACCCAGCTTCGAGAATGTCGTCGGCAAGAAGTATCCGCTCGGAAGGTATCTTTATCTTTACGTGAATAAAAAGCCGAACGAAGCGCTTGATCCACTCCGCCTTGAGTTCTTGAAATACATTCTTAGCCAGGAGGGACAGGAAATAGTAATAAAAGACGGCTATCTTCCCTTGACCGCCGGGAAAGTCTCCGAGTTAAGAGACCTTATAAGTGTGAACTAG
- a CDS encoding ABC transporter permease subunit — translation MSSDRTDELGIEEGSKQKQIRRRKLYDRLARHVVFVGGAGIIFCIIAILFFIGIETVPLWKSPGKKLESVSEMKDRFLSGTAAGQVRIFDIGVDEYREQFFTVDSLGSVRFFTLEEEPKPLKTHTISHKTAGYTSFYNAISNTSYALADREGYVKPFDVSFRVEFREGTERTVVSKVTEGEALRVTQEPIEIFAYQSSPETGSSVVAAYTASGRLISYVETESEGGFLDESETEVFTTDLTGQLEGARVTGVKVDYSTENLYVSTANGKLYHWSLYSPSSPELKSVQDATGDPGVAVTEIGFLLGQRSLIVGDAAGNVSVWFETTGGGEESKLTKVHVFPPLPEPVDKFFASQRGRGFLASDTSGNIFLYQATSATKQLDFPGRGKPYAGLSFSPKADGVVAVDSDMVLSSYYLDNPHPETNFRSLFGKIWYEGYDRPRYVWQSTGGTDEFEPKFSLTPLAYGTLKGAIYTMLLSIPLAVLAAICVSQFLHPSIRNVVKPVIEVMAALPSVVLGFLAGLWLAPLLEKVFVAILVMPFIVIALTLLVLFLWHRFPFSLSGRFRVGAELFTLVGVIGIAAALSLWLNSPLESFVFAGDFRDWFFRMFDLRYDQRNMLVVGFAMGFTVIPIIFTISEDALSSVPRTLSAGSLALGANRWQTATRIVLPSASAGIFSAIMIGFGRAVGETMIVLMATGNTPVMDWSFFNGFRALSANIAVELPEAPHGGTLYRVLFLTAILLFAVTFLLNTLAEILSQRLRRKYAQSDA, via the coding sequence TTGTCAAGCGATAGAACTGACGAGCTTGGAATCGAAGAAGGTTCCAAGCAAAAGCAGATACGGAGAAGAAAACTCTACGACAGGCTGGCAAGGCACGTGGTGTTTGTCGGCGGCGCGGGAATCATTTTCTGTATCATAGCGATACTTTTTTTCATAGGGATCGAGACCGTACCTCTGTGGAAAAGTCCCGGGAAAAAGCTTGAGAGCGTCTCGGAGATGAAAGATCGTTTTCTTTCCGGGACGGCTGCTGGGCAAGTGCGTATTTTCGACATAGGGGTGGATGAGTATAGGGAGCAGTTTTTCACGGTGGACTCCCTGGGGTCGGTACGCTTCTTCACTCTGGAAGAAGAACCCAAGCCTCTTAAGACCCACACCATTTCTCACAAGACAGCCGGCTATACCTCTTTTTATAATGCCATAAGCAATACTTCCTACGCGCTTGCTGACCGGGAAGGTTACGTAAAGCCTTTCGATGTGAGCTTCAGGGTCGAGTTCCGTGAAGGGACAGAAAGAACCGTAGTATCAAAAGTGACGGAGGGAGAAGCCCTTCGCGTAACGCAAGAACCGATAGAAATCTTCGCCTATCAGAGCTCGCCTGAGACGGGATCCTCAGTGGTCGCGGCCTACACGGCTTCTGGGCGCCTCATAAGCTATGTCGAGACCGAAAGTGAAGGGGGTTTTTTGGACGAAAGCGAAACCGAGGTTTTCACAACCGATCTTACCGGGCAGCTTGAAGGAGCCAGGGTTACCGGGGTGAAGGTCGATTACTCAACGGAGAACCTCTATGTCTCCACGGCAAACGGAAAGCTTTATCACTGGTCCCTTTATTCTCCATCTTCTCCTGAGTTAAAGTCGGTGCAGGATGCCACCGGGGACCCCGGTGTGGCAGTTACCGAGATAGGGTTCCTTCTCGGACAGCGCTCGCTTATAGTCGGTGATGCCGCGGGGAACGTAAGCGTGTGGTTTGAGACCACAGGCGGCGGAGAAGAAAGCAAGCTCACTAAAGTGCACGTCTTTCCCCCGCTTCCAGAGCCGGTTGATAAGTTCTTCGCATCCCAAAGAGGAAGGGGATTTCTTGCTTCCGACACCTCGGGGAACATATTCCTTTACCAAGCCACTTCCGCCACAAAGCAGCTCGATTTTCCGGGCCGGGGAAAGCCTTACGCGGGGCTTAGCTTTTCTCCCAAGGCGGACGGGGTGGTGGCCGTGGATTCCGACATGGTGCTTTCAAGCTACTATCTTGATAATCCACACCCCGAGACGAATTTCCGCTCCCTTTTCGGAAAAATATGGTACGAGGGTTACGACAGGCCCCGGTATGTGTGGCAGTCAACGGGAGGGACGGACGAGTTCGAACCCAAGTTCAGCCTGACGCCGCTTGCCTACGGAACCCTGAAGGGCGCCATATACACGATGCTACTTTCGATCCCGCTTGCGGTTCTGGCGGCAATATGCGTTTCGCAGTTTCTCCATCCCTCCATAAGGAACGTGGTAAAGCCCGTGATAGAGGTAATGGCGGCGCTTCCAAGCGTTGTGCTCGGATTTCTGGCGGGCCTCTGGCTTGCGCCGCTGCTTGAGAAGGTCTTTGTCGCGATTCTGGTGATGCCGTTTATTGTGATCGCGCTTACCCTCCTTGTGCTTTTCCTGTGGCACCGTTTTCCGTTCTCGCTTTCGGGGAGATTCCGGGTGGGAGCCGAGCTTTTCACGCTCGTGGGAGTGATAGGGATTGCCGCTGCGCTTTCCCTGTGGCTTAACAGTCCGCTTGAGAGCTTCGTTTTCGCCGGGGACTTTAGGGACTGGTTTTTCAGAATGTTCGATCTTCGCTACGATCAGAGAAACATGCTGGTCGTGGGATTCGCGATGGGCTTTACAGTGATTCCCATCATATTCACAATCTCTGAAGATGCGCTCTCGAGTGTTCCAAGGACTCTTTCTGCGGGATCTCTGGCCCTCGGGGCCAACAGGTGGCAGACGGCTACAAGAATAGTTCTGCCCTCGGCGAGCGCCGGCATATTCTCGGCCATCATGATAGGTTTCGGAAGGGCCGTGGGAGAGACGATGATCGTGCTCATGGCCACGGGCAACACCCCGGTCATGGACTGGAGCTTCTTTAACGGCTTCCGGGCTCTTTCGGCCAACATCGCGGTCGAGCTTCCCGAAGCCCCGCACGGGGGAACCCTCTACAGGGTCCTTTTCCTGACGGCGATCCTGCTGTTTGCGGTCACCTTTCTGCTTAACACTCTGGCGGAGATTCTAAGCCAGAGACTGAGGAGGAAATACGCTCAATCCGATGCCTAA
- the pstA gene encoding phosphate ABC transporter permease PstA, producing MPKLWKAGDAYIWISGLALMITLVMIGGLLFLIAAKGLGSMWPADIGRYTLRDGSVYLGQFQAKESVRDSDGVRSSESRIKLKIGNRDLYGLDFKWINEADIASRDYPRGAVILERHEWGNYHGYLKEIRKNGVVIPGGDPEAFSVLRDLIRDSNEIHAKILKIEKGEIGDINYGIEKRRLKLRGLAMRGEGDPVKEAEHRLKIKEYEERYKESEAKLEALYSELNRNEAVMISAGGDEKVIPLGKIVLAFRPNDMGFAEKAGFYVKRFWGFVSDDPREANTEGGIFPAIFGTVLMVFIMSIVVMPFGVIAALYLREYARQGVMVRIVRICVNNLAGVPSIVFGVFGVGFFLYGVGGIIDSVFFKEALPSPTFGTGGILWASLTLALLTVPVVIVATEEGLAAVPRNIREGSLALGATKFETTWKVVIPSALPAILTGLILAVARATGEVAPLMITGVVKLAPDLPIDGNFPFLHLERKFMHLGFHIYDLGFQSPNAEAAKPMVFMTAFLLILIVVVLNITAIIIRNRLRKKYATSAV from the coding sequence ATGCCTAAACTCTGGAAAGCAGGCGACGCCTACATTTGGATATCGGGCCTTGCCCTCATGATCACGCTCGTGATGATAGGAGGACTTCTGTTTCTCATAGCCGCAAAGGGCCTGGGCTCTATGTGGCCGGCGGACATCGGGCGCTACACGCTTAGAGACGGCTCTGTCTACCTAGGGCAGTTTCAAGCCAAGGAGTCCGTGCGGGATAGCGACGGAGTAAGAAGTTCTGAGTCCCGGATTAAGCTCAAGATAGGAAACAGGGACCTCTACGGTCTTGACTTCAAATGGATAAACGAGGCGGACATAGCGTCGCGCGACTATCCTCGCGGCGCCGTGATTTTGGAACGGCACGAGTGGGGTAATTACCACGGCTACCTAAAGGAGATAAGGAAGAACGGGGTGGTGATCCCGGGCGGGGACCCTGAGGCTTTCTCCGTGCTTCGGGATCTCATACGCGACTCAAACGAGATACACGCCAAGATACTTAAGATAGAAAAGGGTGAGATAGGAGACATAAACTACGGGATTGAAAAACGGCGTCTTAAGCTCCGTGGCCTTGCGATGCGCGGCGAAGGCGATCCTGTTAAGGAGGCCGAGCATCGCCTGAAAATAAAAGAATATGAAGAGCGCTACAAGGAAAGCGAGGCGAAACTCGAAGCGCTCTACTCGGAGCTTAACAGAAACGAGGCGGTGATGATCTCCGCCGGGGGAGACGAGAAGGTGATCCCGCTTGGGAAGATCGTGCTTGCCTTTCGTCCAAACGACATGGGATTTGCGGAAAAAGCCGGTTTTTACGTCAAGAGATTCTGGGGATTTGTCTCCGATGATCCGAGAGAGGCGAACACCGAGGGCGGAATCTTTCCCGCGATATTCGGTACGGTGCTCATGGTGTTTATCATGAGCATAGTGGTCATGCCTTTCGGAGTCATAGCGGCGCTTTATCTCCGGGAGTATGCCAGACAGGGAGTGATGGTGAGAATTGTTCGGATATGCGTTAACAACCTGGCCGGGGTCCCCTCGATAGTGTTCGGAGTTTTCGGAGTGGGATTCTTTCTCTACGGCGTAGGGGGCATAATTGACTCCGTGTTTTTCAAGGAGGCCCTCCCAAGCCCGACTTTCGGCACGGGAGGAATACTGTGGGCATCGCTTACCCTCGCTCTTCTCACTGTTCCGGTGGTAATAGTCGCGACCGAAGAGGGACTCGCTGCAGTTCCGAGAAACATAAGGGAGGGATCGCTTGCGCTCGGGGCAACGAAGTTCGAGACCACCTGGAAGGTGGTTATCCCGAGCGCGCTTCCGGCCATACTTACGGGCCTTATCCTCGCGGTTGCCCGGGCCACCGGAGAGGTGGCGCCGCTCATGATAACGGGGGTTGTGAAGCTTGCGCCTGATCTTCCCATAGACGGGAACTTCCCCTTCCTTCACCTCGAGAGAAAGTTCATGCATCTTGGGTTCCACATATACGATCTCGGCTTTCAGTCTCCAAACGCCGAGGCGGCAAAACCCATGGTGTTCATGACCGCGTTTTTGCTCATATTGATAGTTGTTGTGCTTAACATAACGGCGATAATAATAAGAAACAGGCTAAGGAAGAAATACGCGACTTCCGCGGTGTAG
- the pstB gene encoding phosphate ABC transporter ATP-binding protein: MLSGKPMEKQEFRTPDTNGVSPAPKAKKPKKAKPVPDPLVEVESLSLFYGAKQALRDINMNIPRKQVTAFIGPSGCGKSTLLRCFNRLNDLIDDCRTEGDISISGKSIFDSDVDITDLRKRVGMVFQKSNPFPKSIYENVAYGARIAGIKKKSVLDDIVEKNLKRAALWEEVNDRLNDSAVSLSGGQQQRLCIARAIAVEPDVLLMDEPCSALDPIATAKIEDLVTELKSKFTIVIVTHNMQQAARVSDYTAFMYIGDIVEFDTTEKIFLNPAKKHTEDYVSGKFG, from the coding sequence ATGCTGTCTGGAAAACCGATGGAAAAACAGGAGTTCAGAACCCCGGATACAAACGGCGTTTCCCCGGCTCCCAAGGCCAAGAAACCGAAGAAGGCAAAGCCCGTTCCCGATCCCTTGGTCGAAGTCGAAAGTTTGAGCCTTTTTTACGGCGCGAAGCAGGCTCTTCGGGACATCAACATGAATATCCCGAGAAAACAGGTCACGGCGTTTATAGGTCCTTCGGGCTGCGGTAAATCCACCTTGCTTCGCTGTTTTAACCGCTTAAACGATCTCATTGATGACTGCAGGACCGAAGGGGACATATCGATTAGCGGCAAAAGCATATTCGATTCCGATGTCGACATTACCGATCTTAGAAAAAGAGTCGGTATGGTATTTCAGAAATCAAACCCGTTTCCCAAATCGATCTACGAGAACGTCGCCTACGGGGCCAGGATAGCGGGGATCAAGAAGAAATCTGTTCTTGACGATATCGTGGAGAAGAACCTCAAGCGCGCCGCCCTCTGGGAAGAGGTAAACGACAGGCTTAATGACAGCGCCGTGAGTCTTTCGGGAGGTCAGCAGCAAAGACTCTGCATCGCGAGGGCAATAGCGGTTGAACCGGATGTGCTTTTGATGGATGAGCCCTGCTCCGCGCTTGATCCTATAGCTACGGCCAAGATAGAGGATCTTGTCACGGAACTTAAAAGCAAGTTCACCATAGTGATCGTGACCCACAATATGCAGCAGGCCGCCCGGGTCTCGGATTACACGGCCTTTATGTACATAGGAGACATAGTGGAGTTTGACACCACGGAGAAGATATTCCTTAACCCTGCTAAAAAACATACTGAAGACTACGTCTCGGGCAAGTTTGGCTAG
- the phoU gene encoding phosphate signaling complex protein PhoU, with protein MIKYQGELVLLNKKLLEMASLVETMIAKSIKALREGNMILAQEVISTDDQVNSMEIEIDNLCIKILALYQPEATDLRTVTMIMKVNNDLERIGDHASSISRLALFMADYPPIKPLIDIPKMADKAMEMLREALDAFIRSDERLAVEVCRKDDEVDNYEPQIVRELITFVISDPSTLNRALRYIYVARHLERVADLATNIAENAYYIATGEMLKHQHTSEMN; from the coding sequence ATGATAAAGTACCAAGGGGAACTCGTGCTTCTTAACAAGAAACTGCTTGAAATGGCATCCCTTGTCGAAACCATGATTGCCAAGAGCATAAAGGCCCTTCGCGAAGGCAACATGATTCTTGCTCAGGAGGTTATCAGCACGGACGACCAAGTAAACTCGATGGAGATCGAGATAGACAACCTCTGCATCAAGATACTGGCTCTTTACCAGCCGGAGGCTACGGATCTGCGGACTGTTACCATGATAATGAAGGTCAACAACGATCTTGAGAGGATAGGGGACCATGCCTCGAGTATCTCAAGACTGGCTCTTTTCATGGCCGACTACCCGCCTATAAAGCCGCTTATTGACATTCCCAAGATGGCCGACAAGGCGATGGAGATGCTCCGCGAGGCTTTGGACGCGTTTATAAGAAGTGATGAACGACTCGCTGTTGAGGTCTGTCGCAAAGACGACGAAGTCGATAACTACGAACCCCAGATAGTAAGGGAGCTTATAACCTTTGTGATATCGGACCCCTCAACGCTTAACCGGGCGCTTCGCTACATTTACGTTGCGAGGCATCTCGAAAGGGTGGCGGATCTTGCGACCAACATAGCCGAGAACGCCTACTACATAGCCACCGGAGAGATGCTTAAGCATCAGCACACTTCGGAGATGAACTGA
- a CDS encoding PAS domain-containing protein translates to MKIFRKHFLYLLCLAAAAALLAMLLPPGRGALGYIVCVAAFTAFGFVLLWIVERDILKDFSRISKALELLPEKQKKARKTGRKVSDFDTGVSISISELSERISLQMQSTEREGNQLKSIIESMKEGVIVISREEDLLLVNDAAKEMFAIDDAAIGHPYMETIRNPDLQRLISRMKQKKKSATQEISVLYPQERSCLVSVRVSPRYREIVVVIFDITEFKKLERIKADFVANVSHELRTPLTSIKGYIETLLDRSYDTDEEKKHFLEIMEENTDRLIAIASDLLVLSELESGEADSQDSRKGDEEIDIRETILRSVGSLDSLFSKKGVNLSLEIEDGMPPYRANRFLVERMLINLVENSAKYTPENGSVAVRASALNGTLRIEIEDNGIGIPPEHQERIFERFYRVDKNRSRDIGGTGLGLSIVKHIVIQHGGTIDVRSTEGEGSTFTIELPRPGK, encoded by the coding sequence TTGAAGATATTCAGAAAACATTTCCTTTACCTGCTCTGCCTGGCCGCCGCGGCGGCTCTGCTTGCCATGCTGCTTCCCCCCGGGCGCGGAGCTTTGGGTTACATAGTGTGCGTAGCCGCGTTTACGGCATTCGGATTCGTGCTGTTGTGGATAGTCGAAAGAGACATCCTGAAGGACTTCTCAAGAATATCGAAGGCACTTGAGCTTCTGCCGGAGAAGCAGAAGAAAGCCCGCAAAACAGGCCGCAAGGTAAGCGATTTCGACACGGGGGTATCGATCTCCATAAGCGAACTCTCGGAGAGAATCTCCCTTCAGATGCAGTCAACCGAGAGGGAGGGGAACCAGCTTAAAAGTATAATCGAGTCTATGAAGGAAGGAGTCATAGTGATATCCAGAGAGGAGGACCTGTTGCTCGTAAACGACGCTGCGAAGGAAATGTTCGCAATAGACGACGCGGCAATTGGCCACCCTTACATGGAAACCATACGAAACCCCGATCTCCAGAGGCTTATCTCCCGCATGAAGCAGAAGAAAAAATCGGCCACCCAAGAAATCTCCGTACTTTACCCCCAGGAAAGATCGTGTCTCGTAAGCGTCCGCGTAAGTCCACGCTACAGGGAAATCGTGGTTGTCATTTTTGACATAACGGAATTTAAGAAGCTTGAAAGGATAAAGGCCGATTTTGTAGCGAACGTTTCCCATGAACTCAGAACCCCGCTTACATCCATAAAGGGATACATCGAAACCCTTCTTGACAGAAGCTATGACACGGATGAGGAGAAAAAGCATTTTCTCGAGATAATGGAGGAAAACACCGACAGGCTTATAGCAATAGCTTCCGATCTTCTGGTGCTCTCGGAACTTGAAAGCGGGGAAGCCGACTCTCAAGATTCAAGGAAAGGAGACGAAGAGATAGACATCAGGGAAACGATCCTCCGCTCCGTGGGTTCTCTTGACTCGCTTTTTTCGAAAAAAGGAGTCAATCTCTCCCTTGAAATTGAGGACGGCATGCCTCCCTACAGGGCAAACAGGTTCCTCGTGGAACGCATGCTCATTAATCTCGTTGAGAACTCGGCCAAGTACACCCCGGAGAACGGCTCTGTTGCGGTCCGCGCCTCGGCCCTAAACGGCACCTTGCGCATAGAGATTGAAGATAACGGGATCGGAATCCCTCCGGAGCATCAAGAAAGAATATTCGAGAGGTTCTACAGAGTGGATAAGAACCGCTCGAGGGACATAGGCGGAACGGGACTCGGACTCAGCATAGTGAAGCACATAGTCATACAGCACGGGGGGACCATAGATGTGAGAAGCACGGAAGGTGAGGGAAGCACGTTCACAATCGAGCTCCCGCGACCTGGGAAGTAA
- a CDS encoding response regulator transcription factor has translation MEKLIAVVDDEKDILNLITHHLKREGYQVKPFQSGKDFLLYINSVPPDLVLLDIMLPGMDGLELCRILKSKPQTHSIPIIMITAKSTEADIVVGLELGADDYIVKPFRVRELVARVKSILRRYAMKNPGDETLRIGPLSINPPSYEVSVDSQKIDLTTTEFKILEALAEAEGKVFTRDQLLKRKTLWGDERVVFDRTIDVHIKNLREKLGSAGKMIKTVRGIGYKLEEIQTV, from the coding sequence ATGGAAAAGCTCATAGCGGTAGTAGATGACGAAAAAGACATACTCAACCTGATAACCCACCACCTTAAGCGCGAGGGGTACCAGGTAAAGCCTTTTCAGAGCGGAAAGGACTTTCTGCTCTACATAAATTCCGTTCCGCCGGATCTAGTGCTGCTTGACATCATGCTGCCCGGCATGGACGGCCTTGAGCTCTGCAGGATCCTAAAAAGCAAGCCTCAAACGCACTCAATACCCATAATCATGATCACCGCGAAATCCACCGAGGCCGATATCGTCGTGGGCCTCGAACTCGGCGCTGATGACTATATAGTCAAGCCTTTCCGGGTTCGTGAACTTGTCGCCAGAGTGAAAAGCATCTTGAGAAGATACGCGATGAAAAACCCCGGAGACGAAACACTTCGGATCGGCCCCCTCAGCATAAACCCCCCAAGCTACGAGGTCTCGGTCGATTCACAGAAAATCGACCTAACCACCACGGAGTTCAAAATACTTGAGGCCCTCGCAGAAGCGGAAGGAAAGGTGTTCACCCGCGATCAATTGCTTAAAAGAAAAACCCTCTGGGGAGACGAACGGGTGGTTTTTGACAGAACGATAGACGTTCACATAAAAAACCTGAGAGAAAAACTTGGTTCCGCCGGCAAGATGATAAAGACCGTGAGAGGAATCGGTTACAAGCTAGAAGAGATCCAAACGGTTTGA